One region of Limnospira fusiformis SAG 85.79 genomic DNA includes:
- a CDS encoding SgcJ/EcaC family oxidoreductase: MIKKLFCSTLSASFLAATMSGCAPVAETGEVACAEVTEADIAALFDRWNSSLATLDPDQVVANYTPTAVLLPTVSNTPRTDHESIREYFVDFLPNNPQGVINSRTIAIGCNKAHDVGVYTFTFTDDQGQTTEAVARFSYVYVYKDGEWLIDHHHSSLMPETVAN; the protein is encoded by the coding sequence ATGATAAAAAAACTTTTTTGTTCCACCCTGTCTGCTAGTTTTTTAGCAGCTACCATGTCAGGTTGCGCTCCAGTGGCTGAAACCGGGGAAGTTGCCTGCGCTGAAGTCACCGAAGCCGACATTGCAGCATTGTTCGATCGCTGGAATAGTTCCCTAGCTACCCTAGATCCTGATCAAGTAGTAGCTAACTATACCCCCACAGCCGTATTACTGCCAACTGTTTCCAACACTCCCCGCACCGACCATGAAAGCATTAGAGAATATTTTGTGGACTTTCTGCCAAATAACCCCCAAGGAGTGATTAACAGCAGGACTATTGCCATTGGTTGTAACAAGGCTCATGACGTGGGAGTTTATACCTTTACATTTACAGATGACCAAGGACAAACCACCGAAGCAGTAGCCCGCTTTTCCTATGTTTATGTCTATAAGGATGGTGAATGGTTAATTGATCATCACCATTCATCCTTAATGCCAGAAACTGTCGCTAATTAG
- a CDS encoding HEAT repeat domain-containing protein, whose product MDLISLLIMLIIGSLAGLGVSYTVLERRLTEQREEYERQIRLSAEELEKAHQVRIQEMVQSLRDDYDRQLRESKETLKQEHEAELTKSNESLTQYYQSHIEQLTNQVQSREEELQEANQQLREYQQRLGKLNEELHSRERQVEELNEFLTSYQTQLEEVNQDLQASQSRINEMGESLTGYETQLHDMDGDISESQDRTQQMAEYIAGYENQLQQLEQDNYTTREEIRQTIENIRQHSEQEIQKLRADLEQDQETRIQNAIDNLEEQYNDEIRAGTEQLVRAMQSQTEQMIESLHERLEFLPDLLAESEAEEATEAATEEETPEETEVVAEVSEEVEESVMADDLMVSETPTEAATPEETPEETEVVAEVSEEVEESVMADGLMVSEIPTEAATPEETPEETEVVAEVSEVSEEVEESVMADGLMVSEIPTEAATEEETPEETEVAAEVSEVSEEVEESVMADGLMVSEIPTEAATLEETPEETEVAAEVSEDVEEVEESVMADGLMVSETPTEAATPEETPEETEVAAEVSEVSEDVEEVEESVMADGLMAVDSVKPPLNPKVTGHGSHEKEDLLIAIAKVGESQNLSAIANLVGYTRHADTEIRTQLAATLGRLASTHGLRPEIQQAIPTLTQLSQDSSAQVRQEAIYALGMIKSDRVIPILKQGLRDPDPSVVQAASMAMEKFKFYPQTDKQAKPIASVFQKPEDGSKG is encoded by the coding sequence AGAGATGATTACGATCGCCAACTGCGAGAGAGCAAAGAAACGCTCAAACAAGAACATGAAGCTGAATTGACAAAAAGCAATGAATCTTTAACTCAATATTATCAGTCCCATATTGAGCAGCTTACCAACCAGGTACAAAGCCGTGAGGAGGAACTTCAAGAAGCTAACCAGCAGTTGAGGGAGTATCAGCAACGCCTGGGAAAGTTGAATGAGGAATTACATAGCCGTGAACGCCAGGTTGAGGAATTGAATGAGTTTTTGACTTCATATCAGACTCAATTGGAAGAGGTCAATCAAGACTTACAAGCCAGCCAAAGTCGCATCAATGAAATGGGTGAGTCTTTAACAGGCTATGAAACTCAACTTCATGATATGGATGGGGATATTAGCGAAAGTCAAGACCGCACTCAGCAGATGGCAGAATATATCGCGGGCTATGAGAACCAACTGCAACAACTTGAGCAGGACAACTATACTACCAGAGAGGAAATTCGCCAAACTATCGAAAATATCCGACAGCACAGTGAACAAGAAATTCAGAAGCTACGCGCTGATCTTGAACAAGATCAGGAGACTCGGATTCAAAATGCTATTGATAACCTGGAAGAACAATATAATGATGAAATTCGCGCGGGAACTGAACAACTCGTGCGAGCTATGCAGTCTCAAACTGAGCAGATGATAGAGTCGCTGCATGAGCGTTTGGAATTTTTGCCTGATTTGTTGGCAGAAAGTGAAGCGGAAGAGGCTACAGAAGCTGCTACAGAAGAGGAGACACCAGAAGAGACGGAAGTGGTGGCAGAGGTGTCGGAAGAGGTAGAAGAATCAGTGATGGCTGATGATTTAATGGTCTCGGAGACACCTACAGAAGCTGCTACACCAGAAGAGACACCAGAAGAGACGGAAGTGGTGGCAGAGGTGTCGGAAGAGGTAGAAGAATCAGTGATGGCTGATGGTTTAATGGTCTCGGAGATACCGACAGAAGCTGCTACACCAGAAGAGACACCAGAAGAGACGGAAGTGGTGGCAGAGGTGTCGGAAGTTTCTGAAGAGGTAGAAGAATCAGTGATGGCTGATGGTTTAATGGTCTCGGAGATACCGACAGAAGCGGCTACAGAAGAGGAGACACCAGAAGAAACGGAAGTGGCGGCAGAGGTGTCGGAAGTTTCTGAAGAAGTAGAAGAATCAGTGATGGCTGATGGTTTAATGGTCTCGGAGATACCGACAGAAGCGGCTACACTAGAAGAGACACCAGAAGAAACGGAAGTGGCGGCGGAAGTTTCTGAAGATGTAGAAGAAGTAGAAGAATCAGTGATGGCTGATGGTTTAATGGTCTCGGAGACACCGACAGAAGCTGCTACACCAGAAGAGACACCAGAAGAAACGGAAGTGGCGGCAGAGGTGTCGGAAGTTTCTGAAGATGTGGAAGAGGTAGAAGAATCAGTGATGGCTGATGGTTTAATGGCAGTAGATTCGGTTAAGCCTCCCCTAAATCCGAAAGTTACTGGACATGGCAGCCATGAAAAGGAAGACTTGCTGATAGCGATCGCTAAAGTAGGAGAGTCACAAAACCTGTCAGCTATTGCTAACCTGGTTGGCTATACTCGACACGCAGATACAGAAATACGCACTCAATTGGCCGCGACTCTGGGTAGACTAGCAAGCACCCATGGCTTACGTCCAGAAATCCAACAAGCGATTCCTACTTTAACTCAACTCAGCCAAGATAGTAGCGCTCAAGTGCGTCAAGAGGCAATTTATGCTCTGGGTATGATTAAAAGCGATCGCGTGATTCCCATACTTAAACAGGGTTTGCGAGACCCCGATCCGTCTGTAGTGCAAGCGGCTAGTATGGCTATGGAGAAATTTAAGTTTTATCCCCAAACGGATAAGCAAGCCAAACCGATCGCGTCTGTTTTTCAGAAACCGGAGGATGGCTCGAAAGGTTGA